The uncultured Desulfuromonas sp. genome contains the following window.
TTTTGTGTGTGTTTTTGTGTACTCAATAGGGCGTATACAACAAAGCCCCGCTTGTCATGCCGGGGCTTTGTTGGTGTAAAGAGGTCGAATTTACAGGGTTTCAACCCAGTTGTGTTTGTCTTCACAGCGACCGTACTGAATGCCGGTCAGAGTGTTGTAGAGTTTCATGGTCAGTTCACCGGCTTCGCCATTGCCGAGGTCAACTTCGCGTTCTCGGTACGTGAAATGACCAACCGGAGAAACGACGGCAGCAGTACCGGTGCCAAAGGCTTCGGTAAGTCGACCGTTGGCGGCGCCGTCGAGAATTTCGTCAATGGTCAGGGCGCGTTCTTCGACCTCGTAGCCCATCTCCTTAACCAAGGTCAGGATAGAGCGGCGGGTGATGCCGTTGAGAATCGAGCCACTCAGTGGCGAGGTGACGATCTTGCCGTCGTAGAGGAAGCAGATATTCATGCTGCCGACCTCCTCGACATATTTGCGTTCAACGCTGTCGAGCCATAATACCTGGTCGTAGCCTTTCTGCGCAGCCAGAGCTGACGCGTAGAGGCTGGAGGCATAGTTTCCGCCGGTCTTTGCTTCGCCGGTGCCGCCGCTGGGAACACGTACATATTCATCAGAGACCCAGATTTTAACAGGTTTCAACCCGCCTTTGTAGTAAGCGGCCACTGGAGACAGGATGATGAAAAACAGGTATTCATCAGCTGGTTTAACACCAAGAATCGGTTCTGTGGCGATCATAGTCGGGCGGATGTACAGGCTGGTGCCTTCACTTTTCGGCACCCAGTTCTGTTCCAGTTTGAGCAGTTCACGCAGTGCCTTGAGGCACAGATCGACATCCAGCTCCGGCATGCACATGCGACGGGCACTGAGGTTGAAACGCTCGAAGTTGTCTCTGGGGCGGAACAAAGCGATTTCGCCGTCATCACGGCGAAAAGCTTTGAGCCCTTCAAAAATTTCCTGGGCGTAGTGTAATACCACTGCCGCCGGGTCGAGACTGAACGGTCCGTATTGTTGGATGCGTGGTGAGTGCCAGCCCTGTCCGGTTTTATATTCCATGACAAACATGCGGTTGGTGAATTCTTTGCCGAAAACCAGCTGCGATTCATCCTGAACCGGTTGTTTGGTCTCATCCACAGGTAAGATCTGGATGTCCTGCATAGTTGTGCTCCTTCACGAAAAATGGAATGACAGCGTAAACGCAAAGAAATTATCTAGCACATTGGCTAGGGGCGGGCAAGGAGATTGTGTGGTCTTGTCGGGGGCAGGCAGATGCCTGCCGAGGAAAGTCAGGACTCGTCGCTCGTCTCAGAGGGTCCGTAGAGGAGATTTTTCATGTTGCGCTGCTGCTCTTCGCTATTGAAATAGCGACTTTGACGCTCTTTTTCCGCTTTTTTTGCCTGATTTTCAAGCTGTGCGGAAGAGGGTGTCTGACGTTTTTTTGCCATGAGAAACTCCTTTGTGCTTTTTAACGATGTTAGCACCTCTATTTCGTCAGTCAAGACATAAAATACCAAAATTGGTAAAAAGCTGATCTTGCGTCGGGCTGGCGTGTTTTTGACGGGCTGTTGTGGTTGCGGGTGGGTGTCAGTGACGAGGCAGGGCTCGGGCGACAACCAGTACCGCGACCTTGTGGCCGCGTTGCGTCAAGGCGCGGCTGCAAGCTCGGGCGGTGGATGTTGTTGTGGCAATGTCGTCTATCAGTAGGATTTTTGATGGCCGTGCTTCTGGGCTGTAAAACACGCTGCGCATGTTGTCCATGCGTTGAGTCAGGCTGAGTGTCGATTGTGGCGGTGTTGGTCTGTTGCGCAGGACCAGTGAGCCGTTCACGGGAAGGTTAAGATGTCTTGCCAGTTGTTGTCCGATCAGCTGGGCCTGATTGTAGCCGCGTTCACGGAGACGCTGCGGGTGGAGTGGGATCGGGACGATGGCATCGGCTGCAAACTGATCGATAGCCTGCTGATGTTGGTGCAGGATTAGATCGGCCAGAGGCGATGCCAGGGATGTTTTGTGGTGGAACTTGAACTGTTGCAGCAGCTCAGCAAGCTGCCCTTGGTAGATTCCCGCAGCCTTGAGCCAGTTAAAGGGAGGGCTGGAGGTCAAGCAGTGGCTGCATAGATGGTTCTGCTTGGTTGTTGCAGGGTGGGCATGGCCGCAGCGTGGGCAATAGGTTGTCGGCTGTTGCAGGCACGATGTTTGGCAGTCATGGCATAGGAATGACTCCTCGGTGTTCAGTCGTTTCTGACATGCGGGGCAAGCAGGTGGAAACAGGCTGATATCGACAGCCTTGAAGAGCTTAACAAGGGGATGGATTGCGTGGGCAATGGCCATCTTCTGAGGTTGTCCTCAGCTCAGCGGTTGCTGAGCAGGCTATGGCCGGTCATCTCCACCGGTTGCGGCAGGTTCAACAGTTGTAGCAATGTTGGAGCCAGATCGGCCAGTTTTCCGGGTTGCAGGGAAACACCGTCAGTGTGCTCGCTGACGTAGAGGAGTGGAACCGGGTTGCTGGTGTGTGCGGTGTGTGGTGATCCTGAAGCGTCCGCCATCTGTTCGCAATTGCCGTGGTCAGCGGTGATCAGCAGACATCCTCCGGCATCCAAGGCGGTTTCCACAACCTGTTGGACGCAGTGGTCAACGGTTTCCATCGCAGTGATGGCTGCGGAGAGAATGCCGGTGTGACCGACCATGTCCGGATTGGCAAAGTTGAGGATGATCAGGTCGTAGGTATGACTGCGAATTTGCTCCGTGACTTGACGACTGACCTCTTCAGCACTCATTTGAGGTTTCAGATCGTAGGTGGCCACTTCTTTTGGTGAAGGGACCAGAATGCGGTCTTCGCCGGTGTAGCTGGTTTCATTGCCGCCGTTGAAAAAGAAGGTGACGTGGGCATATTTTTCTGTCTCGGCAATGTGCAGCTGTTTCAGCCCGGCCGCTGCGACCGTTTGGGCCAGAATGTTGGGATAGGTTTCTGTCGGGAAGGCAACAGGCAGCTTGAGGTGCTCGTCGTACTCGGTCATGCACACATAATGGGCCAGGTCGATTTTTTTCTGTCGGCAGAACCCGTCGAAATCGTCTGTGGTGAACGCACGGGAGATTTCACGTGCCCGGTCCGCCCGGAAATTGAAAAAAATCATGCCGTCATCGTCGCTGACGGCTTTGCCGCCTTCGATGAGGCAGGGCACGATAAATTCGTCACTGACATCATTGGCGTAGGAGGCTTGAATGGCGGCAGCGCTGGAAGCAAAAGTGTTGCCCTGACGCTCGACCATGGCACGGTAGGCCTGTTCGACACGCTCCCAACGTTGATCGCGGTCCATAGCGTAGAAGCGGCCGGAGATGGTGGCAATGGTTCCCGTGCCGAGTTGCTGCAGCTGCTCTTCAAGTTGCTGCAGATAGGTTGCACCGCTGCGCGGTGGCGTATCGCGGCCATCCATAAAGGCATGGATGTAAACTTTTTTGATTCCCTTGTCTTTGGCCAGCTTAACCAGTGCGTAAAGGTGGCTGTTCAGGGAGTGGACACCACCATCGGAAAGCAGGCCCATGAGGTGCAGATCTCCGCCCCGTGATTTGGTACGATCCATGGCTTCGCAGAGAGCTGCGTTGGTGAAAAAATCGCCGTCGCTGATGCTTTTTGTGATGCGGGTCAGGTCCTGATAGACGACCCGACCGGCACCGATATTCAAATGCCCCACTTCCGAATTGCCCATTTGCCCTTCCGGCAGTCCGACGGCCAGACCTGACGCTTCAAGGCGGCTGTTGGGGTAACGCTGGAACAGCCCGTCAAGAAACGGCGTGTCAGCCAAAGCTGCCGCATTGTTCTCCCGGTTGGGGTTGATTCCCCAGCCGTCGAGAATAGTCAGGATGACGGGACGTTGAGCGGGGGCCATGATGGTTATACTCCCGCCTGGGGGATCACCGGTTCAACAACCTTGCGATCTTCGATCAGTTTGCGGAAGGCGATGCTGTAGCTGCCCCAGGTGCCACACTGCTCGCAGCGGCTCATCCACTCCAGAGAGGTGGTGCCGCAGCAGTCGCAGACATAACCGAGGCTGAGCTGGTTGTCGACGCCGAGGGCTTTCTGGTACTCTCCGATCGCTTCGTCAATGCGGTTACGGCGACGATGCGCTTCGGCCAGCAATAGGTGGATCTGCGGAAAGTCGGGTGCGGAACTCTCCACGGTGTAGATGTGCTCAAGTGCTTCGTCAACCATTTCCAGACGCAAACAGAGCTTGCCGTAGAAAAAGCGCAACACCAGGTCGTTGCTGCGCGCCATCAGGGCGCTGCTGTAAAACGACAGCAGAGATTGCGGGTCTTCCTGTTCGATGTAGAGATTCTCCAGACGAGATAGAAAAACGCTGCGGCCGAGTTTTTTGTAGCTGTCCTGCCAGATGAGTGCCGCATCTTCAGCATTGTCCTGCTGGGCATAGGCATCGCCGAGGGTGACGCGGGCCGCCGTGAATTCCGGCGCTTCCTTAATGATCTGTTTCAGAGACGAAATGGCCTGATCTTCATCGTTGTTGGCCAGTTTCTGGCGGGCAACCTCGTAACGGATAGAGAGGATTTTTTCTTTCTCTTCCTGGATGCGGTTGCCACTTGGACCGGCTTTAAGCAGGCGCTTCTGCAGTTCAAGTGCCTGTTCCCAACGCTGATGCTTCATGTGCAGGTCGCGGAGGGCGCGGATAGCTTTGCGGTTATCTTTCTCCAACTCAAGGATCTCTTCGATCTCCTTGCTCGCCGAATCGTCTTCACCCAGGTCTTCGTAGGTCGCCGCCAGTTTGAACAGGACTTCAAGGCTTTTACCGTTAATGCTTTTGGCTTTACGCAGTAAGGTAATCGCTCCTTGTTGGTCACCTTCCTGGGTGTTGACGCTGGCCAGGGCGATATAGCTTTCCACCTTGTTGGGATCTTTGTCGATGGCTTTTTGCAGCAGGGCGTGGGCTTTTTTGATGTCCCCGGAGAGCAGGCGACCGACACCGTCACGGTAGATGGTATCGATCTCTTTGTTTCTTTTTTCACCGCGTCCGCGCAGCCAGTTGCGCAGCCCGTAAGTCAGGGCACCGTAGAGGTGGAAACCGTAGCCGATGAAAAGGCCGACCAGGATGCAGCCAATGACCACAACGGTCACCGGGTAGGTGACCGAACTGTCCGGCAGGAAAAAAATGGTCATTTCCTGGGGGTTAATGCCTGAGAAAAAGACAAAAAAAGCCAGGAACATGATGACAACGAGAAGAAATGACATGAGGGTCATACGGTCCTCCTGCGGGAAACTCCCGAGATAAATATAAAATTGTATCTACAATACACCAGATGTATGGATGATTCAGTTTTTGTCCCGTCCGGCGGGGCCGGGCAACGGCAGCCGTTAACTGTTATGATACGGCTCCCGACGGATAATTGTCATGGCCCGGTACAGTTGTTCGTAGAGGAACATGCGGGCCATCTGGTGGGTCATGGTCATGTCGGACAGCGATAACAGGCTATCGCAACGTTGTCGCAGTGTGTCTGTCAGACCGTATGCGCCACCAATGATCAAGCACACATTGCCTGTGCCCTGATTCATATGTTTTTCCAGACTGGCGGCCAGTTTCTTGGAACTGAGCCGGTGCCCTTTTTCGTCGAGACCGATGACGTGGCTTCCCGGTGGAATACGTGCCATCAGGGCTTCGGCCTCATGGTTGCGGACAAAGTCGGGCGTGGCTTTTTTGCCGCCGCGTTTTTCTTCTTTCAGCTCAATCTCGTCAACAGGTAGATAGCGTTTCAGGCGTTGGTGATATTCGTCGCGGCCTTCCTTAAGAAAAGGCAGCGACAGTTTGCCGACACAGAGAATCGTCAGTTTCACGGTAGCCTGTCTTTATCGGTTGGCAGCGTTTTCCTGAAGCAGTTCCAGTTCGTCTGCCTCAGACCACAGACCGTCCAAATCGTAAAATGAGCGGACCTCCTGTTGAAATACGTGCACCATCACATCGCCATAGTCCAGCAGGACCCAGCGTCCTTCGTTCATTCCTTCGACGGCGAGGGGCTGCAGATTGTAGTTCTGCTTCAGTCCCAGTCGGACAGACTCAGCAATGGCCTGCACCTGACGATCCGAGGTGCCGGTGGCCAGGACCAGATAGTCCGCCAGAGAGGACAGTTTGCTGATATGGAGCACCTTGATATCGAGGGCTTTTCTGTCCGAAGCGTATTCAGAACACAACAGAGCGCGTTGATCGGATTGCAAAATCGTTAACCTTTCCCGGACGCATACAGGTGATGCGTCTTGATATATTCATAGACCGCCTGCGGAAGTGCTTCTTCAACAGGGCGATTGTCAGCCAGGTTGTGACGTATTTGTGTTGACGAGATGTTGATGAACGATTCCGTCAAGAAATACAGGTGGCTGCCACTGGTGTGGCAAAAAGTTTTAAGTACGGAATCATAACAGAACTGTCCACGGATAGCAACGGGCAGAGCGTCTGTTGACGCTGGTTTCGCCACGCCTGGGCGACGGGCGACGACCAGGTCGCATAAGGGGAAAATATCCTCGAAATGGTACCAGGTGTGCAAGCTGTGAAGCGAGTCCATGCCGATAAGGAAATAGAAGCTGTCCTCGGGGTAAAGGGCATGGAGTTGTTGCAGGGTGTCGCGTGAATAACTTTTTCCTTGGCGGCGTCCCTCAATGTCGCATGCCTCAAAGCCGTCTGTCCCGGCTATGGCGCATTCAACCATAGCCAGCCGTTGGGCAAACGGCGGCAA
Protein-coding sequences here:
- the rlmH gene encoding 23S rRNA (pseudouridine(1915)-N(3))-methyltransferase RlmH, producing the protein MKLTILCVGKLSLPFLKEGRDEYHQRLKRYLPVDEIELKEEKRGGKKATPDFVRNHEAEALMARIPPGSHVIGLDEKGHRLSSKKLAASLEKHMNQGTGNVCLIIGGAYGLTDTLRQRCDSLLSLSDMTMTHQMARMFLYEQLYRAMTIIRREPYHNS
- the rsfS gene encoding ribosome silencing factor; translation: MQSDQRALLCSEYASDRKALDIKVLHISKLSSLADYLVLATGTSDRQVQAIAESVRLGLKQNYNLQPLAVEGMNEGRWVLLDYGDVMVHVFQQEVRSFYDLDGLWSEADELELLQENAANR
- a CDS encoding branched-chain amino acid aminotransferase, whose protein sequence is MQDIQILPVDETKQPVQDESQLVFGKEFTNRMFVMEYKTGQGWHSPRIQQYGPFSLDPAAVVLHYAQEIFEGLKAFRRDDGEIALFRPRDNFERFNLSARRMCMPELDVDLCLKALRELLKLEQNWVPKSEGTSLYIRPTMIATEPILGVKPADEYLFFIILSPVAAYYKGGLKPVKIWVSDEYVRVPSGGTGEAKTGGNYASSLYASALAAQKGYDQVLWLDSVERKYVEEVGSMNICFLYDGKIVTSPLSGSILNGITRRSILTLVKEMGYEVEERALTIDEILDGAANGRLTEAFGTGTAAVVSPVGHFTYREREVDLGNGEAGELTMKLYNTLTGIQYGRCEDKHNWVETL
- the gpmI gene encoding 2,3-bisphosphoglycerate-independent phosphoglycerate mutase; amino-acid sequence: MAPAQRPVILTILDGWGINPNRENNAAALADTPFLDGLFQRYPNSRLEASGLAVGLPEGQMGNSEVGHLNIGAGRVVYQDLTRITKSISDGDFFTNAALCEAMDRTKSRGGDLHLMGLLSDGGVHSLNSHLYALVKLAKDKGIKKVYIHAFMDGRDTPPRSGATYLQQLEEQLQQLGTGTIATISGRFYAMDRDQRWERVEQAYRAMVERQGNTFASSAAAIQASYANDVSDEFIVPCLIEGGKAVSDDDGMIFFNFRADRAREISRAFTTDDFDGFCRQKKIDLAHYVCMTEYDEHLKLPVAFPTETYPNILAQTVAAAGLKQLHIAETEKYAHVTFFFNGGNETSYTGEDRILVPSPKEVATYDLKPQMSAEEVSRQVTEQIRSHTYDLIILNFANPDMVGHTGILSAAITAMETVDHCVQQVVETALDAGGCLLITADHGNCEQMADASGSPHTAHTSNPVPLLYVSEHTDGVSLQPGKLADLAPTLLQLLNLPQPVEMTGHSLLSNR
- the nadD gene encoding nicotinate (nicotinamide) nucleotide adenylyltransferase, producing MKTGIIGGTFNPIHLGHLAIAREMQQRFALDRVLFIPAATPPHKQVEGLPPFAQRLAMVECAIAGTDGFEACDIEGRRQGKSYSRDTLQQLHALYPEDSFYFLIGMDSLHSLHTWYHFEDIFPLCDLVVARRPGVAKPASTDALPVAIRGQFCYDSVLKTFCHTSGSHLYFLTESFINISSTQIRHNLADNRPVEEALPQAVYEYIKTHHLYASGKG
- a CDS encoding ComF family protein codes for the protein MAIAHAIHPLVKLFKAVDISLFPPACPACQKRLNTEESFLCHDCQTSCLQQPTTYCPRCGHAHPATTKQNHLCSHCLTSSPPFNWLKAAGIYQGQLAELLQQFKFHHKTSLASPLADLILHQHQQAIDQFAADAIVPIPLHPQRLRERGYNQAQLIGQQLARHLNLPVNGSLVLRNRPTPPQSTLSLTQRMDNMRSVFYSPEARPSKILLIDDIATTTSTARACSRALTQRGHKVAVLVVARALPRH
- a CDS encoding tetratricopeptide repeat protein gives rise to the protein MTLMSFLLVVIMFLAFFVFFSGINPQEMTIFFLPDSSVTYPVTVVVIGCILVGLFIGYGFHLYGALTYGLRNWLRGRGEKRNKEIDTIYRDGVGRLLSGDIKKAHALLQKAIDKDPNKVESYIALASVNTQEGDQQGAITLLRKAKSINGKSLEVLFKLAATYEDLGEDDSASKEIEEILELEKDNRKAIRALRDLHMKHQRWEQALELQKRLLKAGPSGNRIQEEKEKILSIRYEVARQKLANNDEDQAISSLKQIIKEAPEFTAARVTLGDAYAQQDNAEDAALIWQDSYKKLGRSVFLSRLENLYIEQEDPQSLLSFYSSALMARSNDLVLRFFYGKLCLRLEMVDEALEHIYTVESSAPDFPQIHLLLAEAHRRRNRIDEAIGEYQKALGVDNQLSLGYVCDCCGTTSLEWMSRCEQCGTWGSYSIAFRKLIEDRKVVEPVIPQAGV